From Apium graveolens cultivar Ventura chromosome 9, ASM990537v1, whole genome shotgun sequence, the proteins below share one genomic window:
- the LOC141684270 gene encoding pectin acetylesterase 8-like isoform X1, which translates to MVKARLCQLFQTCIVALILLKVDGLFVNITYLESAVAKGAVCLDGSPPAYHMDKGFGSGINNWLVHIEGGGWCNNVTTCLARKNGRLGSSKEMPKLLAFSGILNNKASLNPDFYNWNKIKVRYCDGASFTGDVEAVNPATNLHFRGHRIFLAVIEELLAKGMKNAKNAILSGCSAGGLTSILQCDTFRALVPTSAKVKCVADAGYFINAKDISGAPHIESFYEDVVRTHGSAKHLPTSCTSRDKPGLCFFPQYTVQQIRTPIFLVNAAYDSWQIKNILVPGVADPHGTWQKCKLNINNCSPAQLKSMQEYRLQFLHAVPPVGSSTSRGMYLNSCYSHCQTELQETWLMYKSPMLHNKTIAKAVGDWFSDRSPFQNIDCPYPCDKTCHNSIFDPAEQPNI; encoded by the exons ATGGTGAAAGCAAGACTATGCCAGTTGTTCCAAACATGTATTGTTGCCCTGATCTTGCTTAAGGTTGATGGCCTCTTTGTTAATATAACTTATCTAGAGAGTGCTGTAGCAAAAGGAGCAG TATGCCTGGACGGCAGCCCACCAGCTTACCATATGGACAAGGGTTTTGGAAGTGGAATTAACAATTGGCTAGTCCACATAGAG GGAGGAGGATGGTGCAACAATGTGACAACTTGCCTTGCTCGTAAGAATGGCCGCTTGGGTTCTTCCAAGGAAATGCCTAAACTGCTAGCATTCTCAGGAATTCTTAACAATAAAGCTAGTCTTAATCCAG ACTTCTACAACTGGAACAAAATCAAGGTTAGGTATTGTGATGGAGCATCATTTACCGGAGATGTGGAAGCTGTTAATCCT GCTACTAATCTTCACTTCAGAGGGCATAGGATTTTTCTTGCTGTTATTGAGGAATTACTAGCAAAAGGGATGAAGAATGCTAAAAAT GCAATACTCTCTGGCTGTTCAGCTGGCGGATTGACTTCTATATTGCAATGTGATACATTTCGAGCTCTTGTACCAACGAGTGCTAAAGTAAAATGCGTAGCTGATGCAGGTTACTTCATTAATGC CAAGGATATTTCCGGAGCACCACATATTGAAAGTTTCTATGAAGACGTTGTCAGGACACAT GGATCAGCAAAACACTTGCCTACATCTTGCACTTCACGAGACAAACCCGGTTTG TGCTTTTTTCCTCAATATACAGTTCAACAAATCAGAACACCAATATTTTTAGTGAACGCAGCCTATGATTCATGGCAG ATAAAGAACATTTTGGTTCCTGGTGTTGCTGATCCCCATGGCACCTGGCAGAAATGCAAGCTTAATATTAATAATTGCTCCCCCGCGCAACTTAAATCCATGCAGG AATATAGGTTGCAATTCTTGCATGCTGTGCCTCCGGTAGGTAGCTCTACATCTAGAGGGATGTATTTAAACTCTTGCTATTCCCACTGCCAAACTGAGCTGCAGGAGACATGGCTTATGTATAAATCTCCTATGTTACATAATAAG ACGATTGCAAAGGCAGTTGGGGACTGGTTTTCTGATCGAAGTCCATTTCAAAATATTGATTGTCCATACCCTTGTGATAAAACTTGTCACAATTCGATTTTTGATCCAGCCGAGCAGCCAAATATATAG
- the LOC141684270 gene encoding pectin acetylesterase 8-like isoform X3, with the protein MDKGFGSGINNWLVHIEGGGWCNNVTTCLARKNGRLGSSKEMPKLLAFSGILNNKASLNPDFYNWNKIKVRYCDGASFTGDVEAVNPATNLHFRGHRIFLAVIEELLAKGMKNAKNAILSGCSAGGLTSILQCDTFRALVPTSAKVKCVADAGYFINAKDISGAPHIESFYEDVVRTHGSAKHLPTSCTSRDKPGLCFFPQYTVQQIRTPIFLVNAAYDSWQIKNILVPGVADPHGTWQKCKLNINNCSPAQLKSMQEYRLQFLHAVPPVGSSTSRGMYLNSCYSHCQTELQETWLMYKSPMLHNKTIAKAVGDWFSDRSPFQNIDCPYPCDKTCHNSIFDPAEQPNI; encoded by the exons ATGGACAAGGGTTTTGGAAGTGGAATTAACAATTGGCTAGTCCACATAGAG GGAGGAGGATGGTGCAACAATGTGACAACTTGCCTTGCTCGTAAGAATGGCCGCTTGGGTTCTTCCAAGGAAATGCCTAAACTGCTAGCATTCTCAGGAATTCTTAACAATAAAGCTAGTCTTAATCCAG ACTTCTACAACTGGAACAAAATCAAGGTTAGGTATTGTGATGGAGCATCATTTACCGGAGATGTGGAAGCTGTTAATCCT GCTACTAATCTTCACTTCAGAGGGCATAGGATTTTTCTTGCTGTTATTGAGGAATTACTAGCAAAAGGGATGAAGAATGCTAAAAAT GCAATACTCTCTGGCTGTTCAGCTGGCGGATTGACTTCTATATTGCAATGTGATACATTTCGAGCTCTTGTACCAACGAGTGCTAAAGTAAAATGCGTAGCTGATGCAGGTTACTTCATTAATGC CAAGGATATTTCCGGAGCACCACATATTGAAAGTTTCTATGAAGACGTTGTCAGGACACAT GGATCAGCAAAACACTTGCCTACATCTTGCACTTCACGAGACAAACCCGGTTTG TGCTTTTTTCCTCAATATACAGTTCAACAAATCAGAACACCAATATTTTTAGTGAACGCAGCCTATGATTCATGGCAG ATAAAGAACATTTTGGTTCCTGGTGTTGCTGATCCCCATGGCACCTGGCAGAAATGCAAGCTTAATATTAATAATTGCTCCCCCGCGCAACTTAAATCCATGCAGG AATATAGGTTGCAATTCTTGCATGCTGTGCCTCCGGTAGGTAGCTCTACATCTAGAGGGATGTATTTAAACTCTTGCTATTCCCACTGCCAAACTGAGCTGCAGGAGACATGGCTTATGTATAAATCTCCTATGTTACATAATAAG ACGATTGCAAAGGCAGTTGGGGACTGGTTTTCTGATCGAAGTCCATTTCAAAATATTGATTGTCCATACCCTTGTGATAAAACTTGTCACAATTCGATTTTTGATCCAGCCGAGCAGCCAAATATATAG
- the LOC141684270 gene encoding pectin acetylesterase 8-like isoform X2 — protein sequence MVKARLCQLFQTCIVALILLKVDGLFVNITYLESAVAKGAVCLDGSPPAYHMDKGFGSGINNWLVHIEGGGWCNNVTTCLARKNGRLGSSKEMPKLLAFSGILNNKASLNPDFYNWNKIKVRYCDGASFTGDVEAVNPATNLHFRGHRIFLAVIEELLAKGMKNAKNAILSGCSAGGLTSILQCDTFRALVPTSAKVKCVADAGYFINAKDISGAPHIESFYEDVVRTHGSAKHLPTSCTSRDKPGLIKNILVPGVADPHGTWQKCKLNINNCSPAQLKSMQEYRLQFLHAVPPVGSSTSRGMYLNSCYSHCQTELQETWLMYKSPMLHNKTIAKAVGDWFSDRSPFQNIDCPYPCDKTCHNSIFDPAEQPNI from the exons ATGGTGAAAGCAAGACTATGCCAGTTGTTCCAAACATGTATTGTTGCCCTGATCTTGCTTAAGGTTGATGGCCTCTTTGTTAATATAACTTATCTAGAGAGTGCTGTAGCAAAAGGAGCAG TATGCCTGGACGGCAGCCCACCAGCTTACCATATGGACAAGGGTTTTGGAAGTGGAATTAACAATTGGCTAGTCCACATAGAG GGAGGAGGATGGTGCAACAATGTGACAACTTGCCTTGCTCGTAAGAATGGCCGCTTGGGTTCTTCCAAGGAAATGCCTAAACTGCTAGCATTCTCAGGAATTCTTAACAATAAAGCTAGTCTTAATCCAG ACTTCTACAACTGGAACAAAATCAAGGTTAGGTATTGTGATGGAGCATCATTTACCGGAGATGTGGAAGCTGTTAATCCT GCTACTAATCTTCACTTCAGAGGGCATAGGATTTTTCTTGCTGTTATTGAGGAATTACTAGCAAAAGGGATGAAGAATGCTAAAAAT GCAATACTCTCTGGCTGTTCAGCTGGCGGATTGACTTCTATATTGCAATGTGATACATTTCGAGCTCTTGTACCAACGAGTGCTAAAGTAAAATGCGTAGCTGATGCAGGTTACTTCATTAATGC CAAGGATATTTCCGGAGCACCACATATTGAAAGTTTCTATGAAGACGTTGTCAGGACACAT GGATCAGCAAAACACTTGCCTACATCTTGCACTTCACGAGACAAACCCGGTTTG ATAAAGAACATTTTGGTTCCTGGTGTTGCTGATCCCCATGGCACCTGGCAGAAATGCAAGCTTAATATTAATAATTGCTCCCCCGCGCAACTTAAATCCATGCAGG AATATAGGTTGCAATTCTTGCATGCTGTGCCTCCGGTAGGTAGCTCTACATCTAGAGGGATGTATTTAAACTCTTGCTATTCCCACTGCCAAACTGAGCTGCAGGAGACATGGCTTATGTATAAATCTCCTATGTTACATAATAAG ACGATTGCAAAGGCAGTTGGGGACTGGTTTTCTGATCGAAGTCCATTTCAAAATATTGATTGTCCATACCCTTGTGATAAAACTTGTCACAATTCGATTTTTGATCCAGCCGAGCAGCCAAATATATAG